The Halomicronema hongdechloris C2206 genome includes a window with the following:
- a CDS encoding adenylate kinase: MTRLIFLGPPGAGKGTQAQILADICQLPHISTGAILRTAVGQQTELGKKAEHYMHAGELVPDQLMLGLIRERLLQADAQAGWILDGFPRNVPQAEFLDDLLSELAQPYDCVVNLEVPDEVLLVRLLSRGRKDDTEAVIRHRLQVYRQQTEPLIDFYRQRQQLISVDGNQIMEAVTAELTKLIQPDDIAGAS; encoded by the coding sequence GTGACACGACTGATTTTTTTGGGCCCTCCTGGAGCCGGTAAAGGCACTCAAGCGCAGATTCTGGCTGACATTTGCCAGCTGCCTCATATTTCTACGGGAGCTATTCTGCGGACAGCCGTTGGCCAGCAGACAGAGCTAGGCAAGAAAGCTGAACATTATATGCATGCTGGAGAGTTGGTTCCGGATCAATTGATGCTGGGATTAATTCGGGAACGGCTTCTGCAAGCAGACGCACAAGCGGGTTGGATTCTAGACGGGTTTCCCCGTAATGTTCCCCAAGCTGAGTTTCTAGATGACCTATTAAGTGAGTTGGCTCAGCCCTATGATTGCGTTGTAAATCTGGAGGTGCCTGACGAGGTGCTGCTGGTGAGATTACTCAGTCGGGGGCGTAAAGATGACACTGAAGCGGTGATTCGCCATCGATTACAGGTCTATCGACAGCAGACAGAGCCCCTGATCGACTTTTATCGCCAGCGGCAGCAATTAATCTCTGTAGATGGTAATCAGATCATGGAGGCAGTGACCGCTGAGCTCACTAAGTTAATTCAGCCTGATGATATTGCAGGGGCTAGTTGA